In one Pelorhabdus rhamnosifermentans genomic region, the following are encoded:
- the hisA gene encoding 1-(5-phosphoribosyl)-5-[(5-phosphoribosylamino)methylideneamino]imidazole-4-carboxamide isomerase — translation MILFPAIDIRGGKCVRLVKGDFARETVFSERPADMARRWQNEGAQYLHVVDLDGARSGKPVNLAAIEDILQQVELPVQLGGGIRDLETIDMLLEMGVSRVILGSIAVKNPALVKEAVAKFGEKIVVGIDAKDGIVAVEGWGKSSPVAVRDLALDMAECGVKRIVYTDISRDGMLSGVNVEATARLAKVSGLSVIASGGVRDLTDIEALLACGEAKVEGVIMGKSIYTGTLDLKQALELVKKGR, via the coding sequence ATGATTTTATTTCCTGCCATTGATATTCGCGGTGGTAAATGCGTACGGTTAGTGAAGGGGGACTTCGCCCGCGAGACTGTTTTTTCCGAGCGTCCGGCTGATATGGCTCGTCGCTGGCAAAATGAAGGAGCCCAGTATCTGCATGTTGTCGATTTGGATGGGGCGCGTTCAGGAAAACCTGTCAATTTAGCTGCCATAGAAGATATTTTGCAGCAAGTGGAGCTTCCGGTACAGCTTGGCGGCGGTATTCGCGATTTGGAGACCATTGATATGTTGCTAGAAATGGGCGTAAGCCGCGTGATACTTGGTTCGATTGCGGTGAAGAATCCGGCTTTAGTCAAAGAGGCTGTGGCAAAGTTCGGTGAAAAAATTGTTGTCGGGATTGACGCTAAAGATGGCATTGTGGCTGTAGAAGGCTGGGGAAAAAGTAGCCCTGTTGCTGTTCGTGATTTAGCTTTAGACATGGCGGAGTGCGGCGTAAAACGGATTGTTTATACGGATATTTCTCGCGACGGCATGCTTTCAGGTGTTAATGTCGAGGCTACGGCACGCCTAGCCAAAGTGTCGGGCCTTTCTGTGATTGCATCAGGCGGCGTGAGAGATTTGACGGATATTGAAGCACTATTGGCTTGTGGTGAAGCGAAGGTGGAAGGGGTCATTATGGGGAAATCCATTTATACGGGAACACTGGATCTTAAGCAGGCACTTGAACTTGTAAAAAAGGGGCGATGA
- the hisF gene encoding imidazole glycerol phosphate synthase subunit HisF, translating into MYTKRIIPCLDVKDGRVVKGTNFVGLRDAGDPVELAKVYDKEGADELIFLDITASSDHRETIVEVAKKTAAEVFIPFTIGGGIRTNQDIRKMLKAGADKVSLNTAAVSHPELIVEGAKRFGSQCIVLAVDARQTAPDKWEVTIHGGRTSTGLDVVEWVKKAVNLGAGEILLTSMDKDGTKDGYDIPLTRAVAESVSVPVIASGGAGKLEHFYDVVTLGKADAVLAASVFHYGQFSVQEVKSYLKSRHVEVRL; encoded by the coding sequence ATGTATACGAAGCGAATTATCCCTTGTCTCGATGTAAAAGACGGCAGGGTTGTAAAGGGAACGAATTTTGTGGGACTGCGTGATGCCGGAGACCCTGTAGAGCTTGCCAAAGTATATGACAAAGAAGGCGCTGATGAACTGATCTTTCTTGATATTACGGCATCATCTGATCACAGAGAAACGATTGTGGAAGTTGCCAAAAAGACGGCGGCTGAAGTGTTCATTCCTTTTACTATTGGTGGAGGAATTCGTACGAATCAGGACATTCGTAAGATGCTTAAAGCGGGTGCCGATAAGGTTTCTTTGAATACGGCGGCTGTCAGTCATCCTGAACTGATCGTTGAAGGGGCCAAGCGATTTGGCTCTCAATGTATTGTTTTAGCGGTAGATGCGCGTCAGACAGCACCCGACAAATGGGAAGTAACTATTCATGGCGGACGGACGTCAACGGGGCTGGATGTCGTGGAATGGGTAAAAAAAGCCGTGAATTTGGGTGCGGGTGAGATACTTCTTACAAGTATGGATAAAGATGGTACGAAAGATGGCTATGATATTCCTTTGACGCGGGCTGTTGCTGAAAGTGTTTCTGTCCCTGTGATCGCATCAGGCGGCGCAGGGAAGCTGGAACATTTTTATGATGTAGTGACCCTAGGCAAAGCCGATGCCGTACTCGCTGCTTCTGTTTTTCATTACGGACAATTTTCAGTGCAAGAGGTAAAATCTTATTTAAAAAGTCGACACGTGGAGGTTCGGTTATGA
- the hisIE gene encoding bifunctional phosphoribosyl-AMP cyclohydrolase/phosphoribosyl-ATP diphosphatase HisIE codes for MMGKITGDLLNKVKFDGQGLVPAIIQDAETKTVLMLAYMNQESLTKTLQSGFTWFYSRSRKCLWQKGESSGHVQQVESIHYDCDGDTLLVTVKQTGAACHEGTFSCFSRRLDEEVVQDAAIVESTEVYGQVATILNDLYEVIQDRKHNRQEGSYTCYLFDKGQDKILKKVGEESAETIIASKNNSKEEILYEMSDLWYHCLVLLSYHNITPTELLAELYGRRK; via the coding sequence ATGATGGGAAAAATCACTGGGGATTTACTCAATAAAGTAAAATTTGATGGGCAGGGACTTGTTCCGGCAATTATTCAAGATGCTGAAACGAAAACGGTGCTCATGCTTGCTTATATGAATCAAGAATCTTTGACAAAAACGCTGCAATCAGGGTTCACCTGGTTTTACAGCCGTAGTCGCAAATGTTTGTGGCAAAAAGGTGAATCTTCCGGTCATGTCCAGCAGGTTGAGTCCATTCATTATGATTGTGACGGTGACACCTTGCTTGTTACTGTTAAGCAAACAGGTGCAGCTTGTCATGAGGGAACCTTTTCCTGCTTTAGTCGTCGCTTAGATGAAGAAGTGGTACAGGACGCTGCGATTGTGGAATCCACGGAAGTGTATGGGCAAGTTGCGACGATTTTGAATGACTTGTATGAAGTGATTCAGGACCGGAAGCACAATCGTCAGGAAGGATCGTATACATGTTATCTTTTTGACAAGGGACAGGATAAGATTCTGAAAAAAGTGGGCGAAGAAAGTGCCGAGACGATTATCGCCTCAAAAAATAATAGTAAAGAAGAAATTCTGTATGAAATGTCTGATTTGTGGTATCACTGTCTTGTACTTTTAAGTTATCACAACATCACACCGACAGAATTGCTTGCTGAACTTTATGGTCGGAGAAAATAG
- the sdaAA gene encoding L-serine ammonia-lyase, iron-sulfur-dependent, subunit alpha, whose protein sequence is MNSFSTFSDLIAVAEQQQKSVADMMVDYEVQKQQMNKEQVWQGMDGCLTVMMEAVQKGKNSREKSVSGMVGGNAARFGDYMKGSGILGPTAQKAMCYALAVSEVNAAMGRIVASPTAGSCGILPGAILAAGEALSCTREQLVAGLFTAAGVGLVINEHASLAGALGGCQAECGSAAAMAAAAVVEMAGGTPRQAGQALALAFKNLLGLVCDPVAGLVEVPCVKRNAFGAVHALVAAEMALSGIESVIPPDEVITASYEIGCLLPKSLRETSEAGLAKTPTGQAIEAKLHGQNSL, encoded by the coding sequence ATGAATTCTTTTTCTACATTTTCTGATCTTATTGCAGTGGCTGAGCAGCAACAAAAATCTGTGGCTGATATGATGGTCGACTATGAAGTGCAAAAACAACAAATGAATAAAGAACAAGTGTGGCAGGGAATGGATGGCTGCCTGACAGTCATGATGGAAGCCGTTCAAAAAGGGAAAAACAGTCGGGAAAAATCAGTCAGCGGTATGGTTGGCGGTAATGCAGCCCGCTTTGGTGATTATATGAAAGGCAGTGGTATTTTAGGTCCTACCGCGCAAAAGGCCATGTGTTATGCTTTAGCTGTCAGTGAAGTGAATGCAGCTATGGGCCGGATTGTGGCTAGTCCAACAGCGGGATCTTGCGGTATTTTGCCAGGTGCGATTCTTGCGGCAGGCGAGGCTTTAAGCTGTACACGCGAGCAACTTGTGGCTGGCCTTTTCACGGCAGCAGGCGTGGGCCTTGTGATCAATGAACATGCGTCTCTTGCCGGTGCTCTCGGTGGGTGCCAGGCTGAATGTGGTTCAGCGGCAGCCATGGCTGCCGCTGCTGTGGTAGAAATGGCTGGGGGAACGCCAAGGCAGGCGGGACAAGCATTGGCTTTGGCATTTAAAAATCTATTGGGTCTTGTTTGCGATCCTGTAGCTGGTTTAGTTGAAGTGCCTTGTGTGAAGCGAAATGCTTTTGGTGCTGTTCATGCTCTTGTGGCAGCCGAGATGGCTCTTTCTGGTATTGAAAGTGTGATTCCGCCTGATGAAGTGATTACAGCCTCTTATGAAATTGGCTGTCTGCTGCCGAAAAGTTTGCGTGAAACATCAGAGGCTGGTTTGGCTAAAACGCCGACAGGCCAGGCTATTGAGGCCAAATTGCATGGTCAAAATTCACTGTGA
- the dpaL gene encoding diaminopropionate ammonia-lyase — protein MTTQVKWSLNPLKQGQSSIEFLSKSAIDKARNFHKSLPGYKETPLRSLDNLAKYLGVAKVCVKDESYRFGLNAFKVLGGSYAIGCYLASLLNKDIGELPFSVLTSPEVHRMLGDITFTTATDGNHGRGVAWTANKLQQKSVIYMPKGSAKSRLENIQSEGAKASITDVNYDEVVRLVAEDAKRHGWVMIQDTAWEGYEDIPTWIMQGYGTMAAEALEQMLISKGEPPTHIFIQAGVGSLAGAVQGYFASVLKEACPRVVIVESNQANCLFQSVQAGDGKPHFVTGELNTIMAGLACGEPNTISWEVLRDYSDMFISCPDIVAALGMRMLGNPLGNDSPIISGESGAVTLGLFALLMQDEQLLAVKQQLHLDENSRVLLFSTEGDTDPAQYRNIVWQGEFSYK, from the coding sequence ATGACGACTCAGGTTAAGTGGAGTTTGAATCCTTTGAAACAGGGACAATCCTCCATCGAATTTCTCAGTAAGTCAGCAATCGATAAAGCGCGAAATTTTCATAAAAGTTTGCCTGGCTATAAAGAAACACCATTAAGAAGCCTGGACAATTTGGCTAAATATTTGGGCGTTGCCAAGGTATGTGTCAAAGATGAATCTTATCGGTTTGGTCTGAATGCATTTAAAGTACTCGGTGGGTCCTATGCGATAGGGTGCTATTTGGCTAGTTTGCTTAACAAGGATATCGGTGAGCTTCCTTTTTCAGTTTTGACCTCGCCTGAAGTTCACCGTATGTTAGGTGATATTACTTTTACAACGGCGACAGATGGGAACCATGGGCGGGGCGTTGCTTGGACAGCAAACAAGCTACAGCAGAAATCAGTGATTTATATGCCCAAGGGGTCAGCGAAAAGTCGGTTGGAGAATATCCAGTCGGAAGGTGCTAAAGCGTCGATTACAGATGTTAATTATGATGAAGTTGTACGCTTAGTAGCTGAAGATGCCAAAAGGCATGGTTGGGTAATGATTCAGGATACAGCCTGGGAAGGCTATGAGGATATTCCGACCTGGATTATGCAGGGCTACGGCACCATGGCTGCTGAAGCACTCGAACAGATGCTCATTAGCAAGGGAGAGCCGCCTACGCATATTTTTATTCAGGCCGGAGTCGGTTCACTCGCGGGAGCTGTCCAAGGCTATTTTGCTTCTGTTTTAAAAGAGGCTTGTCCAAGGGTGGTGATTGTAGAATCGAATCAAGCCAACTGTTTGTTCCAATCCGTACAAGCGGGCGATGGAAAGCCTCATTTTGTAACAGGCGAGTTGAATACAATTATGGCGGGGTTAGCCTGTGGTGAGCCTAACACAATTAGTTGGGAAGTATTACGGGACTATAGTGACATGTTTATTTCCTGTCCGGATATTGTGGCTGCGCTAGGAATGCGGATGTTGGGCAATCCCCTTGGAAATGATTCGCCGATTATTTCCGGCGAATCAGGTGCTGTTACACTCGGATTGTTTGCTCTTCTTATGCAGGATGAGCAATTATTAGCAGTGAAGCAGCAATTACATTTGGATGAAAATTCGCGCGTGCTGTTATTTAGTACGGAGGGCGATACCGATCCGGCTCAATATCGCAACATTGTTTGGCAGGGTGAATTTTCTTATAAATAA
- the hisH gene encoding imidazole glycerol phosphate synthase subunit HisH, whose product MIAIMDYGMGNLYSVEKAFVKLGAAVTVTRDGDVIRKADQVVLPGVGAFGDCMENIRSFGLEAVIQEVVQSGKPFLGICLGLQLMFEGSEETPGVAGLGIFSGMNRKIVAPGLKVPHMGWNDLAFRKSSSLFKDLSAPYVYFVHSYHAVPTDDTLITAVTDYGSPITASVGQGNIQAVQFHPEKSGQAGLKILENFKEMA is encoded by the coding sequence ATGATTGCAATCATGGATTATGGTATGGGCAATTTATATAGTGTAGAAAAGGCTTTTGTCAAGCTCGGGGCCGCGGTGACTGTGACACGTGATGGCGATGTGATTCGTAAAGCCGATCAAGTTGTTTTGCCTGGTGTCGGTGCTTTTGGTGATTGCATGGAGAATATAAGAAGTTTCGGGCTAGAAGCTGTTATTCAGGAAGTCGTTCAGTCTGGCAAACCTTTTTTGGGTATTTGCCTGGGACTTCAGCTGATGTTTGAAGGAAGCGAAGAAACACCCGGCGTTGCAGGTCTGGGGATTTTTTCTGGTATGAACCGTAAAATTGTAGCCCCTGGGTTAAAAGTGCCTCACATGGGGTGGAATGATCTTGCTTTCAGAAAGTCTAGCTCTTTGTTTAAGGATTTATCTGCTCCTTATGTTTATTTTGTGCATAGTTATCATGCCGTTCCAACGGATGATACACTGATTACAGCTGTGACAGATTATGGCAGTCCCATTACGGCTTCTGTAGGCCAAGGCAATATTCAAGCTGTGCAGTTCCATCCGGAAAAATCCGGCCAAGCGGGTCTTAAAATACTGGAAAACTTTAAGGAGATGGCCTAA
- a CDS encoding putative manganese-dependent inorganic diphosphatase has product MNKPIYVIGHRNPDTDSICSAIAYAHLKQSLGISAIAARAGKINNETKYILDTLKVPAPMIVNYLYPQVKDIMKPAQLTIHANQTLKELGRLLASHHTKSIPVVDDKQHLCGIVSVSDLARRYFDELGMPDLAESNVEYASIIKVLDGTLVQGDIVGRKITGRVKIAAAKVDTMLNTISAGDIVLVGDRLNVQLACIKLGVACLIVTVGAKVQERVCEAAAKAGVIIITAPYDTYICGRLINQSVPVSIVMQKEVVTFKPSQLAMDIKKTIAETRFRNYPIVENDRFIGVIDRDSFIMPEREKIILVDHNEVSQAVEGIEEADIIEVVDHHRLGGMETNSPISVHFEPVGCTATIIAGLYWQNQITIPQEIAGLLLSAILSDTVLFKSPTCTERDKTVAKQLAEIANLDIEAHGMALLKAGSDIGSMSATDILRNDLKEFQLGDYRLAIGQISVLDGESILAMRAGIQAEMRQMCLRDGYDMVLLMDTDILNECTHLLFEGHPISLIEDAFGEKGEEGVIYLPNVLSRKKQIVPPLSDAARKEK; this is encoded by the coding sequence ATGAATAAACCTATTTATGTTATTGGACATCGTAATCCAGATACAGACTCTATTTGTTCTGCTATTGCCTATGCGCATTTAAAGCAGTCCCTTGGCATTTCAGCCATTGCTGCACGGGCAGGCAAAATAAACAATGAAACAAAATATATCCTTGATACGTTGAAAGTTCCGGCACCTATGATTGTTAATTATTTATATCCCCAGGTAAAAGATATTATGAAACCTGCGCAATTAACGATTCATGCTAATCAGACGTTGAAGGAATTGGGCCGTCTCTTGGCCAGTCATCATACCAAGTCCATTCCTGTTGTAGATGATAAACAGCATTTATGCGGTATTGTATCAGTTAGTGATTTAGCCCGGCGTTATTTTGATGAACTGGGTATGCCAGATCTTGCTGAGAGCAATGTAGAGTATGCGTCTATTATTAAAGTTCTTGATGGTACACTTGTGCAAGGCGATATTGTAGGCCGTAAAATTACCGGTCGTGTCAAGATTGCGGCTGCCAAGGTCGATACCATGTTAAATACAATTTCTGCTGGTGACATTGTGCTTGTTGGTGACAGATTAAATGTTCAATTGGCTTGTATTAAATTAGGTGTCGCTTGTTTAATTGTGACAGTGGGGGCCAAGGTTCAAGAAAGAGTCTGTGAGGCTGCGGCAAAAGCGGGTGTTATTATTATTACAGCCCCTTATGATACTTATATTTGCGGGCGATTGATTAACCAATCTGTACCTGTAAGTATTGTCATGCAAAAGGAGGTTGTTACATTTAAACCGAGTCAGCTTGCGATGGATATTAAGAAAACCATTGCTGAGACACGCTTTCGCAATTATCCTATTGTTGAAAATGACCGTTTTATTGGCGTTATTGACAGAGACAGCTTTATTATGCCGGAACGGGAAAAAATAATTTTAGTTGATCATAATGAAGTGAGTCAGGCTGTTGAAGGCATTGAAGAGGCCGATATTATTGAAGTTGTTGATCACCATCGTTTAGGAGGGATGGAAACAAATAGTCCTATTTCCGTTCACTTTGAGCCTGTTGGCTGCACAGCAACTATTATCGCTGGTTTGTATTGGCAAAATCAGATTACCATTCCGCAAGAGATTGCTGGATTATTGCTATCAGCCATTCTATCAGATACGGTACTATTTAAGTCACCTACTTGTACTGAGCGGGATAAGACAGTAGCCAAGCAATTGGCAGAAATAGCGAATCTTGATATTGAAGCCCATGGCATGGCTTTGCTCAAAGCGGGTTCTGATATTGGCAGCATGTCGGCAACAGATATTTTGCGTAATGATTTGAAGGAATTCCAATTAGGCGACTACCGTTTGGCTATCGGTCAAATCTCTGTTCTTGATGGTGAAAGTATCTTGGCGATGAGAGCCGGTATTCAGGCTGAAATGCGGCAGATGTGCTTACGTGATGGCTATGATATGGTGTTGCTCATGGATACGGATATTCTAAATGAATGTACGCATTTGCTATTTGAGGGACATCCGATTTCTTTAATCGAAGATGCTTTTGGTGAGAAGGGTGAAGAAGGCGTTATTTATCTGCCGAATGTTTTATCACGTAAAAAACAAATTGTTCCGCCCTTAAGTGATGCGGCTCGCAAAGAAAAATAG
- the hisB gene encoding imidazoleglycerol-phosphate dehydratase HisB, whose translation MREAAVTRKTAETDIAATLILDGQGQATIATGIGFFDHMLTLFTKHGLCDLSLKAKGDLEVDGHHTVEDVGIVLGQLLKDCLGDKQGIRRYGTAYVPMDEALVLVSLDISGRPYLAYDLPVQAEQIGSFATELTEEFFRAVAAHAGLTLHIRLLAGTNSHHIVEAVFKAFGRAIDEATRQDARIQGVLSTKGMLE comes from the coding sequence ATGCGAGAGGCTGCAGTGACACGAAAAACAGCTGAAACAGATATTGCCGCAACGTTAATTCTCGATGGGCAGGGGCAGGCAACGATTGCTACAGGTATTGGTTTTTTTGATCATATGCTGACTTTATTCACAAAGCATGGACTCTGTGATCTTTCGCTCAAAGCCAAGGGCGATTTAGAGGTAGATGGCCATCATACTGTAGAAGATGTGGGAATTGTTCTGGGGCAGCTGCTAAAAGACTGCTTGGGTGATAAGCAGGGTATTCGGCGTTATGGTACAGCTTATGTGCCCATGGATGAGGCTTTGGTACTTGTATCGCTGGATATCTCCGGGCGTCCTTATCTGGCTTATGACCTTCCTGTACAAGCGGAGCAAATTGGGTCTTTTGCTACTGAACTGACAGAGGAATTTTTTCGTGCCGTAGCCGCTCATGCCGGTCTGACCTTGCATATTCGTTTACTGGCAGGAACGAATAGTCATCATATCGTTGAAGCCGTGTTTAAAGCTTTTGGACGCGCCATAGATGAAGCAACAAGGCAAGACGCGCGTATTCAAGGCGTGTTGTCTACAAAAGGCATGTTAGAGTGA
- a CDS encoding divergent polysaccharide deacetylase family protein: MLLSLAVGYSIWHQDASQNSHYQLQKTGAGVVVDFTDTSQKIHQVLDQTLAENHLVLQQGEAGPKEQPRTTVEGKIVWHYRSESTRLSGDVTFDGLSQLLNQALKKVGGEILASQPDSYQGKPVMRLDVGCRDVLDGEPVSVVTDRLYLFAEGKAGAVPGGKGELAIIIDDFGYNSEPINAFVSIDRPLTFSVLPNRPYTLQAASRGVSSGHQVMLHLPMEPQDSKQQSEAQTVTVSMSDREAGELVRQDIGAIPGLIGVNNHQGSRATSDKRIMKSVLSIVKAKQLFFVDSRTSSQSVAYDMARQLGVRTIANDLFIDNQSNVDYIKGQLRQAMGIATKKGHAVIIGHARLSTAMALREMIPEIESNGIRLVFVSQLVQ, from the coding sequence TTGCTGCTGAGTTTGGCTGTTGGCTATAGTATTTGGCATCAGGACGCTTCACAAAACTCTCATTATCAGCTGCAAAAAACAGGTGCTGGCGTGGTTGTTGATTTTACGGATACTTCACAGAAAATTCATCAAGTCCTTGATCAAACTTTGGCGGAAAATCATTTAGTCCTCCAGCAGGGAGAAGCAGGGCCGAAGGAACAGCCAAGAACGACAGTGGAAGGTAAGATTGTTTGGCATTACCGGAGTGAATCCACTCGGCTTTCTGGTGATGTTACGTTTGATGGCTTGAGTCAGCTCTTGAACCAAGCCCTGAAAAAAGTAGGTGGCGAAATCTTAGCCAGTCAGCCTGATTCCTATCAGGGAAAGCCTGTTATGCGGCTTGATGTGGGATGTCGCGATGTGCTTGACGGGGAACCTGTTTCAGTTGTGACAGACAGGCTTTATCTCTTTGCAGAAGGGAAGGCCGGGGCTGTACCTGGCGGTAAGGGCGAGCTGGCGATTATTATTGATGATTTTGGCTATAACAGTGAGCCAATCAACGCTTTTGTGAGTATTGACAGGCCTTTAACCTTTTCTGTGCTTCCCAATCGTCCCTATACTTTGCAGGCCGCTTCACGCGGTGTAAGCTCCGGACATCAGGTTATGTTGCATCTGCCAATGGAACCACAAGATAGTAAACAGCAATCTGAGGCGCAGACAGTCACGGTCAGTATGTCTGATCGTGAAGCCGGAGAGCTTGTTCGTCAAGATATAGGAGCCATACCGGGTCTGATCGGTGTGAATAATCATCAGGGATCACGGGCAACAAGTGATAAACGTATTATGAAGTCTGTACTGTCCATAGTAAAAGCCAAGCAATTGTTTTTTGTGGACAGTCGCACAAGCAGTCAGTCTGTTGCTTATGATATGGCCAGGCAACTGGGGGTCCGGACGATTGCCAATGACTTGTTTATTGATAATCAGTCGAATGTGGATTACATAAAAGGTCAATTGCGTCAGGCCATGGGTATTGCGACGAAAAAGGGTCATGCTGTGATTATTGGCCATGCTAGATTGAGTACGGCCATGGCTTTGCGTGAAATGATTCCTGAAATTGAATCAAATGGCATTCGACTTGTCTTTGTTTCGCAGCTTGTACAGTAA
- the sdaAB gene encoding L-serine ammonia-lyase, iron-sulfur-dependent subunit beta: MKSVFDIIGPIMIGPSSSHTAGAARIGKLARAILGEAPTQATVKLHGSFAQTYLGHGTDKAIVAGLLGFSADDERIPEALTLAAQAGLAIEFVKADLGDVHPNTACIEMVGQSGRKAQVMGSSIGGGSVLITKINGYDVELTGEYATLITIHEDKPGIVALVTHILAQEAVNVAFMRVSRQERGAEALLILEADEPISHHAYELVAHLPKVKVAMLVSPI; the protein is encoded by the coding sequence ATGAAAAGCGTTTTTGATATTATTGGTCCCATTATGATTGGTCCCTCTAGTTCTCATACGGCAGGCGCGGCCCGCATCGGCAAACTGGCGCGGGCCATTTTAGGTGAAGCTCCAACACAAGCCACAGTCAAATTGCATGGATCGTTTGCGCAAACTTATCTTGGCCATGGTACTGATAAGGCTATTGTAGCAGGCTTGCTTGGATTTTCTGCTGATGATGAGCGGATACCTGAGGCTTTGACTTTAGCTGCCCAAGCGGGACTGGCAATTGAATTTGTCAAAGCAGATCTTGGCGATGTTCATCCGAATACAGCTTGTATTGAGATGGTAGGACAGTCAGGTAGAAAAGCCCAGGTGATGGGTTCTTCCATTGGTGGCGGCAGTGTCCTTATTACAAAAATTAATGGTTATGATGTAGAGCTTACTGGTGAGTATGCAACGCTTATTACGATTCATGAAGATAAGCCCGGTATTGTGGCGCTTGTTACCCATATTCTTGCGCAAGAGGCTGTGAATGTTGCTTTTATGCGTGTTTCGCGCCAAGAACGCGGGGCCGAGGCTTTGTTGATTTTAGAAGCTGATGAGCCCATATCCCACCATGCCTATGAACTTGTTGCTCATTTGCCCAAGGTGAAGGTGGCTATGTTAGTATCCCCAATTTAG
- a CDS encoding TSUP family transporter — protein MEFISMGMVIFLFITGFVASFIDSVVGGGGLVTLPALLMTGLPITHVLGTNKLSASLGSVTSMITFIRSGKINLSLVKWLVPLSFIGSMSGAYLVRYIPSEFMKPLVVILLVVVAFYTVFKKDWGDISTYGGLSKKTGMISGLVALIIGFYDGFFGPGTGSFLIFAFLLLGFDFVSSSGNAKALNFASNIAAMITFLWLGYVHIEYSLILGFGMILGAIAGTRVAIRKGAAYVKPLFVSVTIILVGKQLWDLFLK, from the coding sequence ATGGAATTCATTTCAATGGGTATGGTAATCTTTTTATTTATAACAGGCTTTGTGGCTTCCTTTATTGATTCCGTTGTTGGTGGCGGGGGCCTAGTTACCTTGCCAGCCTTACTTATGACGGGACTTCCAATTACGCATGTACTGGGTACGAATAAGCTTTCTGCTTCGCTGGGCTCAGTAACGAGTATGATTACCTTTATCCGTTCAGGGAAAATAAATCTTTCATTAGTCAAATGGCTTGTTCCCCTGTCGTTTATCGGCTCCATGAGTGGTGCCTATTTGGTACGCTATATTCCTTCGGAGTTTATGAAGCCACTAGTGGTCATTTTACTTGTTGTTGTTGCTTTCTATACAGTCTTTAAAAAGGACTGGGGTGATATTTCCACTTATGGCGGTCTTAGTAAAAAGACAGGCATGATCAGCGGCCTCGTGGCTCTTATCATTGGTTTTTATGATGGCTTCTTTGGTCCTGGTACAGGTTCGTTTTTGATTTTTGCGTTTCTACTACTGGGATTTGATTTTGTGTCCTCATCAGGGAATGCCAAGGCGTTGAACTTTGCCAGTAATATTGCGGCCATGATTACTTTTCTATGGCTCGGTTATGTCCATATTGAGTATAGCTTGATCCTGGGATTTGGCATGATTTTAGGGGCGATAGCTGGGACGCGTGTAGCCATCCGCAAAGGTGCGGCTTACGTAAAGCCTCTCTTTGTTTCTGTAACAATCATCTTAGTCGGAAAACAGCTATGGGACTTATTTTTAAAGTAA